From Pseudomonas fluorescens:
TACAAGAAAATCAAGACAAGTACCACTCCAGTAAAAGAAACATCCTACTCAACAGTCTTACACGCGAAACGCGCCGATCAATTGCTTCAACTCAATCACCTGGCGCGACAACTGCCGGCTGGCCGCCTCGGCCTGATGGGCACCCTGGGCGGCATGTTCACCTGCACGATTGATTTCGACGATGTTCTGGTCGATATCGTGGGCGACGGCGGTTTGCTGCTCCACGGCTGCCGCAATCTGCTGGTTCTGATCGACGATCATGCCGACGGCACCCAGGATGTTTTCCAAGGCCTGCTGGACCTTTTCCGACTGCCCCACCGTGCCATTCGCCATGGCATGGCTGGTTCCCATAGCCTTGACCGCCGCGTCGACACCACTGTGCAAACGGCTGATCATCTGCTCGATTTCCTCGGTGGAGTGCTGGGTCCGCCGCGCGAGGGTGCGCACTTCATCGGCCACCACCGCAAAACCGCGCCCCTGCTCTCCGGCGCGGGCGGCTTCAATCGCGGCGTTCAGCGCCAGTAGATTGGTTTGCTCGGCAATGCTCTTGATCACTTCCAGCACGCTGCTGATCGATTGGCTATCGGTCGCCAACTGGTTGATCACCCGCACCGACTCATCAATGTCCAAGGCCAGGCGCGCGATGCTGCCTTGCTGGGATTGCACCAGGCCACGACCGCTGACGGTTTCATCGTTGACACTATGGGCGCTGCTGACCGCCGCCGCCGCATTGCGCGCCACTTCCTGCGCCGTGGAGGACATCTGGTTCATGGCGGTCGCCACTTGCTCGATCTGGCTGCGCTGGCCGGACACCGCCTGGTTGCTGCGGACTGAGACCGCCTCCACTTGGCTGGCTTGCAACTCGACCTGGCCGACGGTGTGGCCGACGCGCTCGATCAGGTCGTGGATCTTGGCCACGGTGCCATTGAACACCTCGCCCAGTTCCCCCAGCTCGTCGCGACTATGAGCGACGAACGTGACCGTCATGTCGCCCGCCGCCACCTTGTCCATCATCACCCCCAGGCGTCGCAGGGTGGTGCGGGTGGAGGCATAGAAGCCCGCGTACAAATAGAAGATCAGCAAAAACACCGCCGCCAGGGCGCACACCAGCACCACCATGTGCGTACGGTACTGCGCCAGGCGCTGCTCCAGCTGGTGCCCGAGAAACGCCAGCGTGGCTTCATCGAGCTGATAGGTCTGGGCCATCAGTTGGCTGACGTTGTCGTAGAAACCCTGCCACGGTGCGTCGAGGGTTTCAGCCATCACCACCTGCTCTTCGAAGACCTCACTGGCTTGCTTGAGGCTGGCATTGCTGGCCTTGGCCAGGCTGTCGAGCGCAGCGTGGGCGGCCTGGCTGGAACCGAGGGCGTCCTGGAGTTTCAGGGCGTATTCGGCGTGGAGTTTTTCCAGTTGCTGCAGCAACTCGTCAAAGCGGGTGCTGGAGGACGAATTGAGGAACCCCTGGCCCAGGGAATAGGCGCCCATCGCCCGCCCCTCCCCCAGCGTCTGGGTGACCTGCGGGGTGATGCTGGTGATCAGCTCGCTGAGCTGGCGCAAATCGCTCTGGGGGTCGCGGCTCAAGCCGGCCTGGCTGGCGATGATCTGGCTGAGCATCTGCGCTTTGTTGAGCAACTTGCCGATCAGCGCGCTTTTACTCAGCAGGGAGGACTCCTGCTGCTGGGCCTTGAAGGCAGCGATCAATTCGTCGCGCTTGGCATCGAAGGCGGCAATTTGCTCAGGGTCGGTGGTCATGGCCGTGAGCCCCTGCACCCGTGCCAACACATGCTGCTCCAACGTGGTGATCTTGCCTTCAAGGTCGCCAGCCTTACCGGACTGGCCCAGGGTTGCGTTGATTTGCACCTGGTTGTTGAGGGTTTCCAGGTCGCGGCGCAGGGCCAGGCTGCTGCCGAGCAGGTCGAGGCTTTGCAGTTCGATGCGGGTGCCCTGGAACTCACGCCACGAATCACGCACCAGGAAATAGTTGGTCGCCAGCATGGGCAGCAGGAACAGCACACTGATCAGGCTGAACTTCATGCCGAAGCTCAGGCGGTTCATCAGCGCGACGGCGGGATAGAGCAAGCTCTTCACGGGTGAACTCCCTTCCTATTATTTTTATTTGAGGCGCAGGGCGGCGGCAGAAAGCCACTATTTGGCGCTCCGTCTGTATAGCTCAAATCGAAAGGGAGTTTTGTAACTTAAGGTTAACGAGAACGGAGCCGGCGGGCCGGCTCCTCCCAGGTCAGGGCAGCACCGTCCAGATGGCGAACCCGGCATACCACAGCACCGCCGCACGCAGCAGCAGTTCCCACAGGCGATCCAGGCTGTTGATGCCATCAGCCCCCACCACCGGCGGCGGAATCTCAGCGGCCACCAGACCGACTTTTTCGACCAACTGCGCGGCGCTGATATCCCAGCTCAGCAATTCGTGAAGCATCACACGGCTGACCGCGACAAAGTTGCCCACCAGGGCAAAGCTGGCCGCGAGCAAGCGCACCGGTAACCAGTCGAAGGCATGGCGCAGTTGGCCGGCACGCTCGGCTACCAAGGGGTTCTGGCTGTGCTCACTGGCCAGTGCCAGCAGGCGATAAGCCAGGGCCGCGACAGGGCCCAGCAGGAAGTACCAGAAGATCACCGCGAAGAAACTCTGGTAGGCCTGCCATAGAAGATGGCCCTGAACCCGTTCCAGCAGTTGTTCCCCGCTGTCCGCTGCGATCTTCAGGTCTCGCTCGGCCACATGCTCGGCGGCCTGCAAGTCGCCCCGGCGCCACGCATCTCGAAACGGTCCGAGGCCGGCGAGCAGATCCCCCCGCCCCAGGCTGTAGATCACCACCAACAGGTGCACCGGCAACGCCAACAGGCCGTAGGCCACCGGCTCCAGTACCAGCAGCAGCAAGGCCAGCAAGGCCACCGGCAACAACACCAGCAGCGCCAGGATCAGCCACGGCTGCTTGCCCATGCGCGGGCTCGCCTCCAACTTGGCCAGCTCGCGTAACCAGCCGCCATCACGCTGCAACCGCTGGCGCAAGGCCGAGAATTTCTCGATCCACACGGCCAGCACCAATACCAGGAAACTCATTGTGCGTGTCCTCCATCCTGCAGGGCGCTACGAAAGCGTACCCAATCAAAAGCGGGGCCAGGGTCGGTCTTGCGCCCCGGCGCGATATCACTGTGGCCACAAATGCGCTGACGGGTAATGTCGGGGTAAGCCACCAGCAACTGGCGCGTCAGGTCGATCAGCGACGCATACTGCGCATCCGTGAACGGCAAGTCATCCGTACCTTCCAGTTCGATACCAAGGGAAAAGTCATTGCAGGTCTCACGCCCATCGAAGCACGAAACCCCGGCATGCCAGGCCCGGTCGAGGCACGATACAAACTGCGTCACCGTGCCGTCGCGCTCAATCAGAAAATGCGCAGACACCCGTAAGTCGGCAATCCCTTCAAAGTAGGGATGTTCCGTGACATCCAGGCGATTCTGGAAAAACGCCTGCACCTTGCCGGTCGCGAACTGCGCTGGCGGCAGGCTGATGTTATGCACCACCAACAGTGAGATTTCGCCGGTGGGGCGCTCGTTGAAGTTGGGCGAAGGGCAATGCGCAATGCCCTGGCACCAGCCGCTGGTGGGGTCCAACTGCATACAGGATCCTTGAACGTGACGAAGTGTGACCAGTATGCCGCGTTCCACCCGGTGGGTGCGATCACTTGCCGCGATTGAGTTGACGCAATGTGTTCGTCACCGCTGCCAGCGCGCGGTCGAACAACAGGCCATCGTCCAGCAGGCGCAAGGTGCCACGCTTGAACGCCAGCGCCAGTTGGCCGACGCTTTTCTCCAAGACCTTGAGCCCCATGCGGTTGACGAAAATGTAGCGGTTGGACGGTGCCATGATCGCCGTAAGCTTGCAGCGCAGGGGGGGTTCTTCAAGCGCCTGGAACTCGACCCAACCTCCGACACGCAGTTGCTGGACCTTGAGCCGCGCGGGATCGTCCAGCGGCAGGTCCTCGGCGGTGTCGGGCAGGCCCGGGCTGAGCACAAACGGCTGGCTGACTTCGACCAGGGTCTCGACGCCCTCATCCGGCTGAATATGCAGGGCCTGCAACCGCACAAAAAACTCACGCGTACTGAAAGGATCGAACGCCGCGCTGGTCAAGCCATCGCGCAACGCTTTGAGCAAGCCCGGTAGTTGCTCCAGTAAATGCCGCCCGGCCTCGGTGTCTTGCTGCAGGCTCACACTCCAGATCAACTCGTCCATGGTCCGCAACCCCGCCTGCCATTGCACCGACTCTTCGCCGTGCTTGAGGCTGGCCAGCAACAGTACCTGGCTCCAGGCCTGCTGGAGAAACTGCACCACCGCGCGCGGCAGTACTTTGCCCAGCAGCCGGCGGTTCAGCACATCCGCCACGCGCTGGCGAGCCTCTTCGGTACGCAGGTGCCCGGCTTCAGCGTCACGGGTGTGCTGTTCGATCAGCTCACTGCGGCGCCGCTCGTTCGCGGTAAACGCGCAGAACTCCGTCAAAAGCTGGGTAAAAATCGCCGGATCCTCGACAAACTCGTTCAACAAACGCTGTACCACCTGCTCGATGCGCACGTACAGGCTATCGCGCTGATACTCATCGCACGGGTTCCAGGTCATGGCCATGGCCGCGATTTCATTGAGCAGCCGACGGGCCGGGTGGCTGGGGCGACTGAAAAAACTCTTATCCAGCACCGCCACTTTCAGCAAGGGAATCTGCAAGCGTGCGATCAAGGCCTTGAAGGCGTCAGGCACGCCATGGTCATTGAGCATGAACTCGAACAGCAGGGCGATCAGGTTGATCACGTCTTCGTCGGCATCCTCCACCACGCGGGACTTGCCACTCTTGACACTGACCCGGGTCAACAGCTGTTCAAGCTGGTTGCGCAAGTCGAAGTCGTCCTCGACGTCCGGCTCCGGTACGTATTGCTGCAAGTGCGACAGCAGGCGCAACAGGTCACGGGTGGCAATCGGCTGAGGTTCGGCACTGGCTTCGAGGGTGGGCGCCACGCTGCCACGTACGGCCGCCAGAAGTTCCTGCAGGGCGGCAAAGGCTTGCTGGCCGTTTTCGTCGACCGGTTGATCGGACGTCGGCACATTGTCTTCACGCGGATGCTCGCGTGTCGCCCGCCCGCCGAGGCGCCGCGACGGCACAGCCTTGAGCTCGGGCAGCACCCCCGTGGCAACCAGCAACTGATTGGCCTCGCCGTACAGGTAGTCGGCGTCGCTGAGGACGTACTTTTCAAATAGCTTGAGCATGATCAGCTTGACGCGGATTTCCACCCCGAGGCTGCGCCCTGCCCGCAGGAAGAACTCACACAACAACGCCGGCCCCAGGGGGTTCTCACGCTCATCCAGGTGCTTATCCAGCAATGCATTCAGGCGCGCGGTCAATTGCCCCAGGGCCAAGCCATCGCGATGGCGCACGCGAACCAGCATGGCCTCCAACGCCACGGTTTTTTCCCGGTCATCGCTGGAGGTGCCTGACGCCGTATCGTAGGAAACCACCGGAACCAACTGCAGGTCACCGCGCCCAGCCTGGCCCAGGTTGGCAAAGGCCTCGAACAATTGCTCCATGAACACCCGTTCGAAATTCTTGCGCTTGAGGCGCAAGTCGCGCATGGCTTCAAAGAAAATATGGTGATCGATGTTGTTGCGGGCCTTGTCGGCCATTTCGAACAGGGTGTCGTCGGCGTTATCGAACAGTTCCTGCAAGCCCTGCTGCAATTGTTGCGCGGACTTGTCGCGAACCTGCAGCAATACCACCGGCAGGCGAGC
This genomic window contains:
- the ampE gene encoding regulatory signaling modulator protein AmpE; translated protein: MSFLVLVLAVWIEKFSALRQRLQRDGGWLRELAKLEASPRMGKQPWLILALLVLLPVALLALLLLVLEPVAYGLLALPVHLLVVIYSLGRGDLLAGLGPFRDAWRRGDLQAAEHVAERDLKIAADSGEQLLERVQGHLLWQAYQSFFAVIFWYFLLGPVAALAYRLLALASEHSQNPLVAERAGQLRHAFDWLPVRLLAASFALVGNFVAVSRVMLHELLSWDISAAQLVEKVGLVAAEIPPPVVGADGINSLDRLWELLLRAAVLWYAGFAIWTVLP
- the ampD gene encoding 1,6-anhydro-N-acetylmuramyl-L-alanine amidase AmpD, encoding MQLDPTSGWCQGIAHCPSPNFNERPTGEISLLVVHNISLPPAQFATGKVQAFFQNRLDVTEHPYFEGIADLRVSAHFLIERDGTVTQFVSCLDRAWHAGVSCFDGRETCNDFSLGIELEGTDDLPFTDAQYASLIDLTRQLLVAYPDITRQRICGHSDIAPGRKTDPGPAFDWVRFRSALQDGGHAQ
- a CDS encoding DUF1631 domain-containing protein; the encoded protein is MHNDGKVVPIHKAQATPSPLARLPVVLLQVRDKSAQQLQQGLQELFDNADDTLFEMADKARNNIDHHIFFEAMRDLRLKRKNFERVFMEQLFEAFANLGQAGRGDLQLVPVVSYDTASGTSSDDREKTVALEAMLVRVRHRDGLALGQLTARLNALLDKHLDERENPLGPALLCEFFLRAGRSLGVEIRVKLIMLKLFEKYVLSDADYLYGEANQLLVATGVLPELKAVPSRRLGGRATREHPREDNVPTSDQPVDENGQQAFAALQELLAAVRGSVAPTLEASAEPQPIATRDLLRLLSHLQQYVPEPDVEDDFDLRNQLEQLLTRVSVKSGKSRVVEDADEDVINLIALLFEFMLNDHGVPDAFKALIARLQIPLLKVAVLDKSFFSRPSHPARRLLNEIAAMAMTWNPCDEYQRDSLYVRIEQVVQRLLNEFVEDPAIFTQLLTEFCAFTANERRRSELIEQHTRDAEAGHLRTEEARQRVADVLNRRLLGKVLPRAVVQFLQQAWSQVLLLASLKHGEESVQWQAGLRTMDELIWSVSLQQDTEAGRHLLEQLPGLLKALRDGLTSAAFDPFSTREFFVRLQALHIQPDEGVETLVEVSQPFVLSPGLPDTAEDLPLDDPARLKVQQLRVGGWVEFQALEEPPLRCKLTAIMAPSNRYIFVNRMGLKVLEKSVGQLALAFKRGTLRLLDDGLLFDRALAAVTNTLRQLNRGK